CCCGAGTATGCCGTGGCCACACCTAAAACCTGCGGTTCTTGGTGCGATCATGGAACATTTCATGGCGGGTCAGCCTGTTGTGCTTGAAAATGCTCAGATAGGCGGCGATGATGAAGAAGAGTTTTTTGAAGAAGCTGATACTGAAATCGTCAACACGATCAAAGAACTTCTCGAAACACGTGTGCGCCCTGCTGTTGCTCAAGATGGCGGCGATATCACGTTTCATGGCTACAAAGATGGCACCGTTTACTTGAACATGCGCGGCGCTTGTGCAGGGTGTCCATCCTCTTCGGCGACCCTCAAACACGGCATCCAGAACTTGCTAAAACACTTCATTCCGCAAGTGCAATCAGTAGAGCCATACGGGCAACAACCTACTTATTAGAGCCTAATTTAGCGACGTTTGTAACAAACAGTTAGACCTTAAGGGCTTCCATGCGCTGAAAAACGCGCTAAGAAATAACCATGGTTCAGCTTTCAATAGACACATCCAACGTTAATTGTGCCGTGCACCTCATGGAGCACGATGGACTATCTTGTGAAATTTGCGATGAGATAGGACGCGGCCACGCCGAACGGTTGATTGGCATGATTGACCACGTCTTGAATGAACGTGACCTTTCTCCAAATGACATCACAAAAATCGCCGTTACAATTGGGCCTGGCTCCTTTACTGGCGTTCGAGTGGGGCTGGCGGCAGCCCGTGGATATGCGGCGGCCCTTAATATCCCAGTGGTCGGTATCTCATCGCTAAAGACGCTTTCAAAAAAGAATAACCTTGGTGGCTCCACCCTCGTGATACTCGATGCAAAGCGCGACCAGTATTATACTGAATTGTTTGACGATCACGGCACATCCATTGAAGGGCCAGCGCTCTATACCAAGGGTGATGAATTGCCTGAAGCATGGCGTCACCAAGCAAGCTTGGCACTCGTCGGCACGGGCGCAGAAGCCATAGCGCCTCACTTGCCCAATGCATCTATTATCAGCACTGATGCCGCACCTGCTATCGCCGATGTTGCCCAATTAGGTCAATCATTGGAGCCAGATGCTACCCCGCCAAAACCGCTTTATTTGCGGGCGGCAGATGCCAAACCGCAAAACCCAGACAAGATTATCGCGCGGGTGTCCTCATGATTTGGTCGTTTGGCACAGGTGATATTGTTGTGGAAGGGTCGCGCACGAGCCACGCATCTGAATTAGCCAATATTCACAAAGATTGTTTTCCGCGTGGGTGGACGGCCTCTGAATTTATTCATCTGCTTGAAAGTGATACTGTGCGTGGCCTACAGGCCCGCAAACCAGCCACCATGTTCTTACCACCCAGCCAAGACCCGCGTGGCTTCGTTCTCACCAGAATTGCGGGGGATGAAGCTGAGATACTGACGATTGGCGTTGCCAAAAGTGCGCGCCGTTATGGTTTGGGTAAAGCTCTTATGCGGGCTGTGATGAGTGATCTTTATGCAGACCGCATTCCAACCCTATTTTTGGAAGTTGATGAGACGAATACAGCCGCAATCCATCTTTATAAAGGGCTTGGGTTTAACCAAGTTGGCGAACGAAAAGCTTATTATTCAGCCCAAGATGAGGGACAAAACGGGGGAAATGACCAAGGGTCCCGAACACGAGCGCTTGTCATGCGGTGCGATCTTAGCTAATCCGTAGCCCAAGAAGATTTAAGTACTTAGTTCATCGTTTCAATTACGGTCAAATGTGACATGACAGCGGATAAAAACTTATCACTGGAAGATCAATGCGTTGCTAAAGGCATGCGCATGACCGAGCAACGCCGTATTATTGCGCGTGTGCTGGAAAGCGCTCATGACCACCCTGACGTAGAAGAGCTTTACCGCCGTTCTGTGAAGGTTGATGATAATATCTCAATTTCTACCGTATATCGCACGGTCAAGTTATTCGAAGATGCGGGCATTATTGAACGCCATGATTTTCGTGATGGACGCTCGCGCTATGAAACCGTGCCAGAAGAACACCATGACCATTTGATTGACCTTCGATCCGGCAAAGTGATCGAGTTCAACAATGAAGAGATAGAAAAGCTGCAAGAAGTCATTGCGCGGGAATTGGGCTTTAAACTGGTCGACCACCGACTGGAGCTTTACGGTGTTCCGCTTGATAAGTCGGACACTGAAGAGTAAGCGGGCCAAGCGTTTTCGAGGAGCTAAACAATGATTGCCTCGTGTCGCGCATGGTTCACCGTATTCTGTCTCATTATCATGACTTTGCCGCTGATCCCGCTTCAATGGATCTTCAATAAAACCAACAACCCTCTGCGTCGTAAGCTTCCCCTATTATGGCACCATATGGCCGCTTTTCTTGTGGGTTTAAAGGTACATGTAAGAGGTGAAATGAGCGTTGAACGCCCGCTTTTGCTCACCGCAAACCACGTATCATGGCTTGATATTGTCGCTCTCAGCGTTGCAGGCCCCGTCTCTTTCATTGCAAAGCAAGAAGTTTCAAAATGGCCCGCTTTCGGGATGCTTGCAAAACTTCAACGCACCGTCTTCGTCAACCGTGAAAAGCGCAGTGCAACCGGTGAAAAAACCAGCGAGATCGCAAGCCGACTGCATGAAGGCGACGCGATGGTGCTTTTTCCTGAAGGAACATCAACCTCCGGCGTCCATGTGAAACCGTTCCGCTCTGCCCTTTTGGGTGCTGTTCAAAAAGCGGCAGGGGATGGGGAGACAATAAATGTGCAGCCCGTGGCGATTGCCTACACACATATAAGCGGCATGCCAGCCCTTACCGATGAGCGCGATTTCACTGGGTTTTATGGTGATATGGACCTTGTTTCCAGCCTTTGGCCAATCTTGAAAGAAGGGGCAATTGATGTGACCGTTTATTACGGTGAACCAATTATCGCGGACGGAACAATCGACCGAAAACGACTGTCCTTTGCCCTTGAAGAACGTGTGAGAACATTAAAATCAGCCGCTTTTGCTGCTGATTCGCGCTGATACATGAAATTGATCAAAGAAAATGTGCCAAGTTTCTTGCCTATTGAGCGAAAAAAGTGAATCAGTGTCGGCTGATGACTAATGCGGGTTTTTGAGCTTAAATGAGCCAGCAACCGACATAAAAGCGATCATTCGCAGACACAAAGCAAAAAGCACGAGAAGCAATTGAGCGATAGCGAAAAACAAGAAACCAAAAAGGTCTTCATCAAGACCTATGGCTGTCAAATGAATGTCTATGACACCACGCGCATGGCAGATAGCCTTGGCGGCGAAGGGTATTCTCAGACAGATCAGATTGAAGACGCTGATCTTGTGCTCCTAAACACGTGTCATATTCGCGAAAAAGCGGCTGAAAAAGTGTATTCAGACCTTGGCCGCATCCGCCAGACGAAAGCACGTCGCGCAAAACTGGGCAAAGACACAATGGTCGGTGTTGCTGGTTGTGTGGCGCAGGCAGAAGGCGCTGAAATTCAACGCCGTGCACCTATCGTTGATTTGGTCGTTGGTCCGCAGAGCTATCATAAATTACCGGGCCTTGTTTCAAAGGCTGCCAATCCGCTTGAAGCAGAAAACTTGGTCGAAACTGAGTTTCCAAGCGAAGATAAATTTGACCACCTACCTGCGCCTACACGCCGCCAAATCACCTCGCGGGGTGCCGCTGCGTTTCTCACTGTGCAAGAGGGCTGTGATAAGTTTTGCGCGTTTTGCGTGGTGCCTTACACACGCGGTGCTGAAGTCTCTCGATCGCTCATTCAAATTGTTGAAGAAGCACGCACCTTGGCTGAAAACGGCGTTCGTGAAATCACGCTCCTCGGTCAAAACGTCAATGCATGGCATGGCGAAGATGCAAGCGGCAAGAGCATTGGCCTTGGCGAACTGCTGTTTGATCTTGCAAAGATCGATGGCCTCGACCGCCTTCGCTACACCACAAGCCATCCAAACGATATGGATGACACGCTGATTGCAGCGCACCGCGATCTTGAGAGCTTGATGCCTTATCTGCATTTGCCGGTCCAAAGTGGGTCGGACAATATTTTGAAAGCCATGAACCGCCGCCACACGCGTGATGATTATTTCCGCGTGATTGACCGTATTCGTGACGCCCGCAGCGATATTGCCTTATCAGGTGACTTTATTGTTGGCTTCCCCGGGGAAACAGACCAAGACTTTGAAGACACGATGGATTTGGTTCGGCGCGTCACCTATACGTCCGCTTATTCATTCAAATATTCACCCCGCCCCGGCACACCTGCATCCGACATTGAAACTCAAGTTGATGAAGCAGTGAAAAGCGAGCGCCTTCAAGCGCTGCAAACACTTCTAACTGAGCAACAGCGAGCCTTTAATCGCTCATGCGAAGGCCGCACCATGTCTCTACTCCTAGAGCGCAAAGGTCGGTTTGATGGCCAATTGGTTGGCCGCTCCCCTTGGCTGCAAGCTGTTCAAGTTGAAGCGCCTGAAAGCATGATCGGGCAAATTGCGACTGTTCATATTTCCAAGATTGGTACAAACTCATTGTTTGCGACCCTACTTGATGAGCACAAAGCGTTGGAGGCTGTTTGACAACCGAGCTTGAAGAGACAGAACGGATCATTGCATTTGACGACAACCGTCTCGCAATGGACCTATTTGGCCAATATGACCAGAACCTTGCCATTATAGAACAACGCATCGGCGTGGAAGCGATTACGCGCGGCAACCAAGTAGTATTGCGTGGAACAGAAGACGCCTGCGATCACGCCCATCGCACGCTTGAAGTGCTCTACGAACAGCTCGTAGATGGCCGCACGATTGATCCAGGTGAGATTGAAGGCACCTTGCGCATGATCGATGCGGAAAAAAGTCAGCTCACCCTGCCGACATTAGAAAAAAAGTCGAAAATCAAGTTCGCGCAAATCTCAACGCGCAAGAAAACCATTATTGCCCGCACCAAAACGCAGGATGAATATATTCGCGCCATGAACAAGAAAGAACTTGTTTTCGGTGCTGGCCCTGCAGGTACGGGTAAAACCTATCTTGCTTGTGCCTATTCAGCCAGTCTGCTGGAACGTGGCGAAGTTGACCGCATTATTTTGACCCGCCCCGCTGTTGAAGCAGGCGAACGTCTTGGCTTTTTGCCCGGCGACATGAAAGAAAAGGTCGATCCTTACCTTCGTCCACTTTATGACGCGTTACACGACATGATGCCGCCAGAACGGGTGGAACGTGCCCTTGCGACAGGCATGATTGAAATCGCCCCGCTCGCCTTTATGCGTGGCCGCACACTCACCAATGCGGCGGTTATTTTGGATGAAGCGCAAAATACGACCTCCATGCAGATGAAAATGTTTTTGACCCGCCTCGGTGAAGGCTCAAAAATGTTCATCACAGGTGATCCAAGCCAAATTGACCTACCGCGCGGTGTGTCATCTGGCCTTGTTGAATCTCTGCGCGTTCTAAAAGGCGTTAAAGGCATCAAGCAGATCCACTTTGGTGCTGAAGATGTTGTCCGCCACGAGTTGGTTGGCCGCATCGTCCACGCTTATGACGACGACGCCAAACACAAAGCGCGCATGGAAAAACGGGATGACGACTGAGGCTCCCATGCACAAAATAAGCGTAGAGCTGGACGCTCGTATTGATGCGGGAGAGTGGGCTAAACTCTCTGAACTTGAAGCCATGGCGTTAGAGGTTTTTCAAGCCGTTCTGACTGAGAAGCAATTCTTCATGGCAAAAACTGTATTGAATGGCTCAGAAATCAGTCTGCTTTTTACTGATGACACCAACATCAAGGCCATTAATAACGACCACCGCGACCAAAATAAGCCGACCAATGTGCTCTCTTTCCCTCAGCACCAACCTGATGCAGGCAGGTTTGGGCCATATCTTGGGGATTTGGTATTTGCATCTGAAACAATTATTCGCGAAGCTGCCCTTGAGAAAAAGCCTTTAGTACACCATCTACAACACTTAATGGTTCATGGTTTTCTGCATTTGGTTGGCTATGACCATGAATCTGATATAGAAGCAGAAGAAATGGAAGCACTCGAAGTAAAAATCTTGGAGCAACTTCAAATACCAAACCCTTATGATCTGCCGGATGATGGGCAATAATAAAAAATGACCGACGAAGCGTCTTCAAAGAAGACATCCCCAATGAACAAACAAGACCCCGTTCTTGACGACGAACCTGAGTCGGTCAACGCATCTGAACCAGATGCGCCACCCAAGACATCCGTGTTGCAGCGGCTTAAAAACATGCTGCCATTCAGAAAAAATGTGAGCTTGCGCCAAGACCTTGAAGTGGTGTTGGGGCAAGGCGATGCTGATTTGACGTTCTCGCCTGAAGAACGCGCGATGCTCTCTAATATTCTGGCCCTTCGTGAAGTGCGCGCCGATGACATTATGGTGCCCAGAGCCGATATTGATGCG
The window above is part of the Hyphomicrobiales bacterium genome. Proteins encoded here:
- the ybeY gene encoding rRNA maturation RNase YbeY, coding for MTTEAPMHKISVELDARIDAGEWAKLSELEAMALEVFQAVLTEKQFFMAKTVLNGSEISLLFTDDTNIKAINNDHRDQNKPTNVLSFPQHQPDAGRFGPYLGDLVFASETIIREAALEKKPLVHHLQHLMVHGFLHLVGYDHESDIEAEEMEALEVKILEQLQIPNPYDLPDDGQ
- the miaB gene encoding tRNA (N6-isopentenyl adenosine(37)-C2)-methylthiotransferase MiaB, which gives rise to MSDSEKQETKKVFIKTYGCQMNVYDTTRMADSLGGEGYSQTDQIEDADLVLLNTCHIREKAAEKVYSDLGRIRQTKARRAKLGKDTMVGVAGCVAQAEGAEIQRRAPIVDLVVGPQSYHKLPGLVSKAANPLEAENLVETEFPSEDKFDHLPAPTRRQITSRGAAAFLTVQEGCDKFCAFCVVPYTRGAEVSRSLIQIVEEARTLAENGVREITLLGQNVNAWHGEDASGKSIGLGELLFDLAKIDGLDRLRYTTSHPNDMDDTLIAAHRDLESLMPYLHLPVQSGSDNILKAMNRRHTRDDYFRVIDRIRDARSDIALSGDFIVGFPGETDQDFEDTMDLVRRVTYTSAYSFKYSPRPGTPASDIETQVDEAVKSERLQALQTLLTEQQRAFNRSCEGRTMSLLLERKGRFDGQLVGRSPWLQAVQVEAPESMIGQIATVHISKIGTNSLFATLLDEHKALEAV
- the tsaB gene encoding tRNA (adenosine(37)-N6)-threonylcarbamoyltransferase complex dimerization subunit type 1 TsaB; this encodes MVQLSIDTSNVNCAVHLMEHDGLSCEICDEIGRGHAERLIGMIDHVLNERDLSPNDITKIAVTIGPGSFTGVRVGLAAARGYAAALNIPVVGISSLKTLSKKNNLGGSTLVILDAKRDQYYTELFDDHGTSIEGPALYTKGDELPEAWRHQASLALVGTGAEAIAPHLPNASIISTDAAPAIADVAQLGQSLEPDATPPKPLYLRAADAKPQNPDKIIARVSS
- a CDS encoding 1-acyl-sn-glycerol-3-phosphate acyltransferase yields the protein MIASCRAWFTVFCLIIMTLPLIPLQWIFNKTNNPLRRKLPLLWHHMAAFLVGLKVHVRGEMSVERPLLLTANHVSWLDIVALSVAGPVSFIAKQEVSKWPAFGMLAKLQRTVFVNREKRSATGEKTSEIASRLHEGDAMVLFPEGTSTSGVHVKPFRSALLGAVQKAAGDGETINVQPVAIAYTHISGMPALTDERDFTGFYGDMDLVSSLWPILKEGAIDVTVYYGEPIIADGTIDRKRLSFALEERVRTLKSAAFAADSR
- a CDS encoding NifU family protein produces the protein MFIQTEETPNPATLKFLPGIVVLPSGTVDLRKGDDLSKAPLAMHLFEVDGVEAVFFGYDFITITKNPSMPWPHLKPAVLGAIMEHFMAGQPVVLENAQIGGDDEEEFFEEADTEIVNTIKELLETRVRPAVAQDGGDITFHGYKDGTVYLNMRGACAGCPSSSATLKHGIQNLLKHFIPQVQSVEPYGQQPTY
- a CDS encoding PhoH family protein, encoding MDLFGQYDQNLAIIEQRIGVEAITRGNQVVLRGTEDACDHAHRTLEVLYEQLVDGRTIDPGEIEGTLRMIDAEKSQLTLPTLEKKSKIKFAQISTRKKTIIARTKTQDEYIRAMNKKELVFGAGPAGTGKTYLACAYSASLLERGEVDRIILTRPAVEAGERLGFLPGDMKEKVDPYLRPLYDALHDMMPPERVERALATGMIEIAPLAFMRGRTLTNAAVILDEAQNTTSMQMKMFLTRLGEGSKMFITGDPSQIDLPRGVSSGLVESLRVLKGVKGIKQIHFGAEDVVRHELVGRIVHAYDDDAKHKARMEKRDDD
- a CDS encoding GNAT family N-acetyltransferase → MIWSFGTGDIVVEGSRTSHASELANIHKDCFPRGWTASEFIHLLESDTVRGLQARKPATMFLPPSQDPRGFVLTRIAGDEAEILTIGVAKSARRYGLGKALMRAVMSDLYADRIPTLFLEVDETNTAAIHLYKGLGFNQVGERKAYYSAQDEGQNGGNDQGSRTRALVMRCDLS
- a CDS encoding Fur family transcriptional regulator, encoding MTADKNLSLEDQCVAKGMRMTEQRRIIARVLESAHDHPDVEELYRRSVKVDDNISISTVYRTVKLFEDAGIIERHDFRDGRSRYETVPEEHHDHLIDLRSGKVIEFNNEEIEKLQEVIARELGFKLVDHRLELYGVPLDKSDTEE